The following proteins are co-located in the Calliphora vicina chromosome 2, idCalVici1.1, whole genome shotgun sequence genome:
- the LOC135950592 gene encoding uncharacterized protein LOC135950592: MAVLPPERTTFSRPFDNTGVDFAGPFDIKTYADRGCKVTKGYVMVFVCFETKAIHLEATSEISTQAFLAAFINTRLLSLNGILFRQCATYGGLWEAEVKSFKMHLKRISHSQSFTYEEFSTLLARIESCLNSRPLSPSSEDPAYLCALTPGHFLIGSPLLSPPEPNLTDHSLSYVNRWQKLKVLHHHFAQRWKEEYLEELHKRFKWKYLQRDYAIGDVVIIRKDNLPPNGALAALKKLFAVKITELESPKYELPMASLLGLSYYNVQSTPSKSLTIGGKTQNSQSRIL, translated from the exons ATGGCGGTCTTACCCCCCGagaggacaacattttctcgtCCTTTTGATAACACAGGTGTCGACTTCGCTGGCCCCTTCGATATTAAGACTTATGCAGACCGTGGTTGTAAAGTAACAAAAGGTTACGTAATGGTATTCGTATGTTTTGAGACAAAGGCTATACATCTCGAAGCCACCAGCGAAATTTCTACTCAAGCGTTCTTAGCTGCGTTT ATAAACACACGTTTGCTTAGCTTGAATGGCATTTTATTCCGCCAGTGCGCCACATATGGAGGACTCTGGGAAGCCGAAGTCAAGAGCTTCAAGATGCATTTAAAACGAATCTCTCATAGTCAGAGTTTTACATATGAAGAGTTCTCTACTTTATTGGCTAGAATTGAATCATGTCTAAATTCCAGACCGCTTAGCCCTAGTAGTGAAGACCCCGCATATCTATGTGCTTTAACCCCCGGACATTTCCTTATCGGTAGTCCATTATTGTCACCCCCTGAACCTAATTTAACGGATCACTCATTGAGTTATGTTAATCGATGGCAGAAGCTAAAGGTTCTACATCATCATTTTGCTCAAAGGTGGAAAGAGGAATACCTTGAAGAACTCCACAAACGGTTTAAGTGGAAATACCTGCAGCGTGATTACGCTATCGGAGATGTAGTCATTATAAGAAAAGATAACTTACCCCCAAATGGCGCCTTGGCCGCATTGAAAAAGTTGTTTGCGGTAAAGATAACCGAGTTAGAGTCGCCGAAGTACGAACTGCCAATGGCATCGTTATTAGGCCTATC CTACTACAATGTCCAATCAACGCCGTCGAAGTCTCTCACCATTGGAGGAAAAACACAAAACTCACAATCACGAATCCTATGA